The genomic window CAATTAGATGGGACATGCTTCCCCCAGATGGCACCGAGATTGTTTATCAGCTGCCATGGAGCGCTAGCTATTCAGTCTTAGCGCCGCCATCAAGCTCCAAGGCCACAACAGCGACAAAGGCGTTTTGTTGCTGCTGGTCGCCCCTTTTGTACACATGCTAACACATAATCCATGTCATTTGTGAAGAGAAGCTGCCATGGACAATGACTTCAGCCACGATATTATGTCGATGTCGTTTCAGCGGCTGCTGGAGACGTTATTAGGTCCCAATCGAGTGCTGATCAGCGGATGGGGCTCGGGAGGGCTTCTCTGCCACTTAGTTCTTTGCTGTCTGTGACATCTTAATCATATACCGTTAGCATGTGCATGTGCAACAGTTAATGGGCTGATTGGTTGCCGGAACTAGGCCATCCTTCACCCTTTGCCTGATTCAATTCATTCCTCTGTTGTGTTTGGTTCCCGCCTCGCACGCTTTGCCTGCTTCGTTTCATTCCGCTGCCCTCCACCATCCCACACGGCTTCGTTTTCTCAATTTTTACTTCCCTCGCCATGCAGGACGACATGATGCATCTATGGTATAAGGGTTTATGTGTCACACACTTAAAACTTTTATCCATGCATGCAATCAAACAAGATCACATCTCGTACTGGAtcaacaaagacaaccaaacacgactgGGTGCACGATTTGAGCATGCATCTCACAATACCGGACTGTCTCTTCATCCCGGCTCCCCATCACCAAAGCAACCAATCATGCCCTAAGTGGTTGCATTTGTTAGTTTATGGTTGGGTTGTGTTGTGTGGTCGATTTAGTGATCATTGACGAGTGAAGTGAGCCATGTACATCATTTTTGAAGATTTGACATCTTTTTTTTTCCCTCAATGATTCCTGTGGTGTTGCCTTGACAGCTTTCGGTGAGCTTCTGTTTCCCTTTATTATCTAGCAAATATCTGTGTGTTTGTACTGTTATTGGACAGGCATGCTAAATAGTGCGAGCACGATCTATTCATCGCTGGATCAAATGACAACAACACGCTTACACAGAAATCTAGAACAAATGTCTCGCTGGATCAAATGACTTGTCACAACAACACGCTTACACAGAAATCTGGAACAAATATCGAAGAAGTACCCTTCCTTATTCCCTTCGTCTACGCAGCACACAAGAACTATACCAAAGAACTGAAACACTCGATCGATCGAGGTCTCGCCGGCGTCTCTGGCTCCGGCTGCTCGGCCACGGCTCCTAGCAGGTGGGGACACAGGACTTGGTGCACTTGGCGGCGCACTTGCTGTGCGCCGAGAGCGTGCAGCCCTTGCCGCAGAGCATCTTCTTCTTGTGGCACTCCTCCTTGGTGAGGCAGCTCTTGCCCTGCTTCTCTCCCTCGTTGCTGCCCCCCTCCTCCTTGCCGTGCTCGCCGCTGCTGCCACCCGACGAGCTCTGGTCGTCGCCCTGCGTGGCCATGCCGCCGCTCGGCCTCGCCTCCAACGGCTGCGCCGGCGAGACCTTGTTCGCCGCCCAGGTGGACGACGAGGCCGCCACCCTCGCGCCCTCCGCGACCAGCAGGCCCGTGGCCGTGGCCTCCTCGAGGTGCTCCTCGTGCAGCAATGCCGGCAAGGTGGCGCTGGCTGTCGCGGCGATCGCGAGAAGCACTGACACGGCCAGGCAGCAAGAGCGAGACATCGCTGCAGCTAGCTAGCTCGATGGATTGTGTTTCTGCGTTTTCCCTGCTTTGAGCTGTGACATTCTCTTCCAGTTCCTGCGTGTTTTATAGTGCTATAGTACGTGCGTGAGCAGAGCAGCAAGCAACCAGGGCGTGCCTCAACTACTGGTTGGGTGAGAGGCACCAATTACGTGCTCGTAACCGAGTGAGCTACATGGAACATTTTTTTTTCTCGCACCATTTTCATCCAAGAGACCCGAATGGGGTATATCAGATGAAATTGAAATCACAAATATGCGCTGTTTTACAATACTgctagaaatttaggcatttttatatttaatttaatctagaaaatagtAATAAATTCGTGACAAGATATGTGTGCACGTGTAAACTACAGTAAGTCGCTACAGTGGCAACCACGACGAACGCACTCATCGTAAGCAGCACAAATTTATAACTAAACATAGAAAGAGTAAGATTAGACCTCACAGAGCGACTAGAGCCGAAGGCTCCGGTGGCTCATGCGTACCAGTCAATATAGTACGTTGCTCGAAGTTGTGgtccacagtcgatgcaggaaggtgCTCATAGTACAGTCCTGCGAACGTCCACCGGGAAGAAGATGCAAATTGGCACCAAGCAGTTGCATTATGTGCTCCCTAAAAACCTTACCCGAGCAGGTGTTGCAGACACGAGGGTGATTTCGGAGGCCTGTTCTTCCAATCCTCCATGCACGTAGAATATCGAAATGGGGAAGCTT from Miscanthus floridulus cultivar M001 chromosome 11, ASM1932011v1, whole genome shotgun sequence includes these protein-coding regions:
- the LOC136491044 gene encoding uncharacterized protein — encoded protein: MSRSCCLAVSVLLAIAATASATLPALLHEEHLEEATATGLLVAEGARVAASSSTWAANKVSPAQPLEARPSGGMATQGDDQSSSGGSSGEHGKEEGGSNEGEKQGKSCLTKEECHKKKMLCGKGCTLSAHSKCAAKCTKSCVPTC